The following DNA comes from Marinilactibacillus sp. Marseille-P9653.
ATGAGCGCGGTGTTTCAGAAGAAAGAAAAACACTCATCTTTAATGATATGTTGAAGAACATTGTTGAACAACAAGATCATCACCTTACAGCTCGTAAAATTTACGGAACTGTAACAGACCAAGCAAATTATTTAACAGAGAATCCAACATCCAGTGAACAAAAAGAGGTCGTTCGATCAGAACCTTGGAAGCTGTACATTGATGGTGGATTACTGTTAGGTGGAATGTTTGCGATCCTTTCAGGGATTTCTGGAATGTTTGGTAGAGGAGATAGTCAAGCAGTAGGTATGCAATTAATGGTACTCATTCTAAACTTTGTTTTAGGTGGTTTTGCCTTTATGATCATTACCAAGTATGCACCGGTACCAGGAGAAAAAGGTGGATTCATCAAGTATATTCTGGCGACAGTATTAGCGATGATGGGTTTTGTACTTTTCATCTCTCTAGGAGCGCTGATTCCAGAAGCAATCAATCCAGTTATTCCTTCACCAATTACTTTAGTCATAGGTGTTGTGGCAATTGCAGCTAAATGGTATTTGAAACGCAAGTTAAATACCCAAGGAACGTTATTTTAAAAGTAAATTGCAAAAGAGTCTCTTCGAAGCAAATTAAACTTTGGAAAGGCTCTTTTTTGCATCCATAGAGAGTAAATGCAATCTAAATTGGGGTTTTAAATACGTATTATAAATTAATTTGCAGACAAATAGTTCGCTATTGTAGCGCTAACAATGAAATTCTCTATTAAGTTTATTAGAAAGTTCTTACATGGGTGAAATGGGTGTTGACCTGACCAGATATGGGTGGTAATTTAGTTATTAAAAATTACGATAGCTAAGGGATAAAGTATAATTGGAGGAGAAAATATGGGAAATTGGGAAACGAAATTCAATAAAAAAGGATTTACGTTTGATGATGTGCTGTTACTACCAGCAGAAAGTCACGTTTTACCAAACGATGTCAATTTACAAGTAGAACTATCAGACTCTGTTAAATTAAATCTACCGGTTCTAAGTGCTAGTATGGATACTGTTACGGCATCAGGGATGGCCATTGGGATGGCTCGTCAAGGTGGTCTTGGAATCATTCATAAAAATATGACAGTAGAACAACAAGCCGAAGAAGTTCGAAAAGTAAAACGTTCGGAATCTGGTGTCATCATTGACCCATTCTTCCTTACTCCAGAACATTTGGTTTCGGAAGCTGAAAAACTAATGTCAACTTATCGAATCAGTGGTGTACCGATTGTAGAAACAATGGAAAATAGAAAATTTGTTGGGATTTTAACAAACCGCGACATGCGTTTTATTACAGATATGAATGAAAAAATTCAAGACGTGATGACAAAAGAGAATTTAGTGACCGCTCCTGAAGGTACATCACTTGAAGAAGCAGAGCTTTTATTGAAAGAACACAAAATCGAAAAGTTACCTTTGGTTGATGCAAATGGCTGGTTGAGTGGTTTAATTACAATCAAAGATATTGAAAAAATTACGCAGTTTCCAAATGCAGCAAAAGATAAACATGGTCGTTTATTAGCAGGTGCTGCTGTAGGTATTACCAAAGACACCTTTGAGCGTGCTCAAGCGCTGATTGACGCTGGAGTGGATGTTATTGTAGTCGATACAGCACACGGCCACAGCGCGGGTGTATTAAGAGAAATGAAAAAAATCCGCGAAGAGTTTTCTGATGTTACACTGATTGCAGGTAACGTTGCAACAGCAGAAGGTACACGTGCCTTGTTTGAAGCTGGCGCGGATGTCGTAAAAGTTGGGATTGGACCTGGCTCAATTTGTACAACAAGAGTGGTTGCAGGTGTTGGAGTTCCTCAAATTACTGCGATTTACGATTCAGCTTCAGTTGCGAGAGAATATGGTAAACCAATCATTGCAGATGGCGGAATCAAATATTCAGGTGATATTGCAAAAGCACTAGCTGCGGGTGGACATGCAGTCATGCTCGGAAGTATGCTTGCGGGAACAGATGAATCTCCTGGTGAATTCGAAATTTATCAAGGTCGTCGTTTTAAAACCTACCGTGGTATGGGAAGTCTAGGAGCGATGCAAAAAGGATCAAGTGACCGCTACTTCCAAAGTGGCGAAACAGAAGCAAATAAATTGGTTCCAGAAGGAATCGAGGGACGCGTTGCGTACAAAGGTAGCGTTCAAGATATTATCTTCCAATTAGTTGGCGGATTACGTTCTGGTATGGGTTATGTTGGTGCAGCAAACTTGAAAGAACTGAGAGAAAATGCACAGTTTATCGAAATGTCTGGAGCGGGTCTTAAAGAGTCCCATCCGCATGATGTTCATATAACAAAAGAAGCACCAAACTATTCAGTATAATTAAAACCATGATTGAAAGCATCGAGACTATTCTTGATGCTTTTTTTGTACTAAAATAGACTATCTTTTAAAGGGGTAGTTTGCTATTCTATAAGGTATAAACTTAATTTGAAGGAGAATGAAATGAACATTTTTGAAGGATATCCCTTAAGAAAGATATTAAAGAGAGAACAAGCGTTAATGTGGTTGCTTTCTCCGATTGCATTGCAGTTAATACTAGGTATTATTGTTCCCATACTTCTTTTAGCAACCAATGCAGACGCTGTCGCAAGTCTTTCACAAGCTGAGCTTCTTGAGGCTATGGAGCCAGTATTAAATGTCGTAGGCTCAGTTGCTTCTATATTACCGTTATTTATTTTACCTTTAATCATTCTTGGTAGAAAGATTCCATTAATCAATCGAAAACAACTTAGTCGTGAAGATTGGAAAGTGATCCCGGGATTAAATACACAGGATTGGAAATTTTTAGCTTGGTACATACCTGTTTCATTTATTCTTTTGAATATCGGAAGTACATTACTGTCTATGGTTTTCGAGAATTCAGAAGCTATTAATCAAGAAGCTATCGAAGAACTTGTTGGAGTGACGCCCGCATGGGTGATGTTTTTAATGGTTGTGATTGCTGCTCCCATCGTTGAAGAATGGTTGTTTAGAGGGTTGATTTTATTCCGTCGTGATTCACTGGATGCTTCCTGGATTTCTGTTATTGTCAGCTCAATTATATTTGGAGCGTTTCACGTCCCAACGAATATCCCGTCTGCCTTTACCTATATCGGTATGGGCTTCATGTTTGCTTACGCAGCTAAACGAACAAAAAGTGTAGAAGCTTCTATTTTTTATCATATGTTAAATAATTCTATAGCTTTCATAGCATTATACGCAGTCGTATAAAAAAGAAAAAAAGACCGTAATATCCTCTTGTTTAAATAGAGGATATTACGGTCTTTTTATTTGTTGCCTTCTAATTCAAGCAAGTCCATTTTCATCGGTAACCCACCTCGAAAACCTCTAGGTGCACCGTTTTTTGGTCCCACACGGTGACAAGGATAAACAATCTGTAAAGGGTTCTTACCGATAGCTGTTCCAACTGCCCTGGAATGAGTGGCACCTTTGTTTAACGTAGCTGCAATATCACTGTAGGTGACTGTCTGGCCATAAGGGATCCCAAGCAACGCCTTCCAAACCATTATCTGAAATGGTGTACCTATGAGTTCGACAGGAAAAGTGAAATTTTCTCTTTTTTTAGAAAGATACTCTTCAAATTGCTGAATATAAAGAAAAAGTTTTTGATCGTCCCTCGCTAAAGTCGTCTTGAACGGTAAACGACTCACCCAACCTTCAAGTTCCTCTTTATTCTTAGGAGAAGACCCCACAAAAATCAATCCATTATTGTTAGCGAGAATGTAAAACGACCAATGGTCATAAACGACTTCTGAAAAGTAAAGTTCTGTCTGCATGCGAGTTCCTCCTTACGTTTCAGTCATCTTTTACTAAATAGAATGCTCAGTCAATGCAGATTTGATTTCTTGCATAACATAAATTTTATCTTCATTGCGGTCAAGATCGATCTTATCAATATCAATCACTAATGTAGGGCTTTGATCGTAAGCATTAAACCAATCGTCATAACGACTATGTAATTTAGTATAATACTCCAACAATTCAGGATTACCATCAACTTGTTCAAAAGAGCGTCCTCTTTTTTGAATTCTATTCAAATGCGTTTCCAAAGATCCACGCAGATAAATTAATAAATCTGGGGCTTTTTTAGGAATATCCTGAAGCTCTTCCATCATATTTTCCAGAAGATCTGTATAAAGAATCATTTCAGCCTCACTCATATTGCCTTCTTCATAATTAATTTTAGTAAATAAAGCATCTTCATAAATTGAGCGGTCTAAAACATTGTGTCTATGGACTAAGGCCTCTTTGATACTTCTAAAACGCGTATTCAAAAAGAAAATCTGTAAAGAAAAGGCCCATCTCTTTGGATCAGCATAAAACTTTTCAAGAATAGGATTATCAACTACTTGCTCATAAAAAGCCTTACTTTGAAATTCCTCTGAAATAAATGTTGTAAATGTACTTTTACCTGCGCCGATCATACCTGCTAAAACGATCACTGACATCTTATCTCCTTCCATTCTTTAAAAAATACTCCCTAATATCATACCACAGGAATCTTCCAACTATTATTAAGATTTCTGAAACCTTTCCATTTTATCCAGAAGGTTCTAAAATTGAAGTTATAGTGGTATTACCTGATGGAAGTTTCAGTATTCCAATAGGAAGACCAGTTGCTTCAGGAGAAGTTATTAGAGTCTACACTGAGGTAACAAGAGACGGTGAAGAAATGAGAAGTGACGCGGTTGTTATGTCTGGAGGAAGAGGACAAATTGGAATCGTACCAGGTAGAGATAGTGTTCGTGGACCATCATCTAGACCTAGTGGGTTCTTACCTCAGACTTCTAGTGCAGATACAATCACTCTGACAGCTATTGGTTTAGGCTTAATCGGACTTGCTGGAGCATTGTTCTTCAAAAATAGAAAAAGAAAAAATCAAGTATAAGAATAGTAAAATGAACTAAGCAAAGACTAAAAAAGCCATTACCCTGAAAATTTAGGGTAGTGGCTTTTTAGCGTGAAATGAAAATTAGATTAGATAGATTCATTTAAATCAAAATAGGAGGCAATTTCTTCTGATTCGTCAACGGGAATAGTGTCTAGTAAGGTGCCTTGAGTTAAAAGTCGTTTATCACCATCATAATTACAGGTAATCAAGGTGACCAAGGCTTCATCTGTATCTTCAATTACAGATACTTGCGTGGGGTCAATGATTTTATGGGTAACAATTTCATACACATAAAAATTTGAAGCATCTGTCAGATAAACTTTCATACCTGTTTCGGCCCTGTGAAGAGGTGCAAATAGTAAAGTAGGATCTTTCATGTTGTGACTTGCCAGGGAGTAATTGTCTTGTCCCATTTGTTGATCTTGTTTCATCGTTCCTGCGCCACTCAAAAGGTTGTTGTTTGATAGACCTTTTAAAATAGAAAGGTGCAAGCCGACTTCCGGAATGGCAATCGAACCAATCACAGGTAAATCTGAATCAGACAACTGCGCTTTGAGAACGTCTGTTATAGAGACTTCTTCAACGGATTCAAAATCAAAATCCCCATCGTAAGAAAGGTTTTGTTCTATATCCGATGTAGTGACTGTTAATGTTTCTGCGCTCCTCCGCTGCACTAAAAGATTTTGCAAAGGTTCTGCAGCTAAGAACATAAGACCTAGAATAAGTAAAAAAGCAGCAAGAAAAGAAATGGTTTTGGATTTTGTTTTATCAGACATGGATTTCACCTTTTGGATTTAGATTATGACGATATACACAGTATACAGTATTTAATGGACATTTGTGTTAAAAAATTGGCTGATTTATAAAACCGGTTCAAGTTTTTCAGTGAAATTCTGATAGTAGAAAAAAGTTAAAAATAATCGTACGTACTTTAAGCGTATTAGTTGTATACGTCTACATTTTTTCCTTAAGATAGAAAGTAACTAGTCGAACGATTTATAAGGAGGAGTATGAAAGTGAATCAGAGAACAATTGATAAAGGTATGCCTTTGAACAGTATGAAATTGAAGTTGAAAAAATTAAAAAATCAAGTGATGGTGATCACTGGAGCAACAAGCGGAATTGGGCTTGTTACTGCAAGAATGGCAGCGGAACAAGGTGTTAAACTAGTACTTGCGGCTCGAAATGAAGAGGCTTTGAATATTCTTCAAAAAGAGTTGAAAGTAAGGGGAACAGAGTCTGTTTACGTAGTGGCAGATGTTTCTAAGGAAGAAGATATCGATAAAATTGCAGATAGAGCTATTGGACACTTTGGTGGATTTGATACTTGGGTAAATAATGCAGGAGTAGCTCTATATGGATATTCTGCAGAGATACCAGTAGAAGATATGCGTCATCTATTTGATATCAATTTCTGGGGTATTGTATACGGAACTAGAAAAGCCGTTGCGCATTACAAAGAAAAAGGAGAACCAGGATCGATTATCAATCTAGGGAGTGTAGTCGGCAACCGTGCTTTCCCAGTACAATCGATTTATTCTGCCAGTAAACATGCTATCAGAGGATTTACAGATGGAATCCGTATGGAACTTGAAAAAGAGCATGCGCCGGTCGTTATTTCTCAGATACATCCAGCAAGAGTGGATACACCATATACAGATCACGCAACCAGCTATATCGATAAAAAACCAACACATAAAGGAATTGTCTACCCACCAGAAAGTGTCGCAGAAGCGATTTTACATGTAGCTGAACATCCAAAACGCGACATGTATGTAGGTACACAAGCAAAATTCTTTTCTATCTTCGGGATGGTACATCCAAGAATTACGGATAAAATGATGGAAATCAATACATTCCAAACAAACTATGATGATGATCAAGCATCTCCGGCTCCAGAAGCAGGAAATTTATACGAGTCTAAAGAAGATCTATACGAAAGAGGTAGCAATTTAGGCTGGCATAGACCGAAAAGTCTTATGGTGAAAGCAAAAAAACATCCCGCACTTTCAACCATTGGACTTATGACGGTTGGAGCTGCAGTAGCAGCGTTAAAAGTGATAGAAGTTAAAAAAGCAATGGAAGTCAAAAAAGTAATGGAAATCAAAAAACTCAAAAAAAGCTTATTCTAAAAAAATAAAAAGCAGGGTGGCTTAAGCTACCCTGCTTTTTTAGTCTGAGAGCCCAGTATTTAAAAGTATGACATGGACAATTGATTGTTGAAGTAATTATTTTTAGCATCAATCGTAAAAGAGGAGTAAAAAAGATGAAGAGTTTAAATTATGCGCATAGAGGATTCAGCGGAGAATATCCGGAAAATACCATGATTGCCTTTGAAAAAGCACTTGAGGCAGGAGCTGATGGCATCGAGTTAGACGTACAGCTGACAAGTGACAAAGAGGTCGTGGTTTTCCATGATGATAAACTGGACCGATTAACCAATGGATCCGGATTTGTAAAGGACCATACATTAGAAGAACTGAACCAATTATCCTTTGATGTAGAAGAACGAGAAGGTGCAGAGAACTACAAAATTCCAACTTTGAACGAGTACTTAGAGTGGTCAGTAAGTACACCATTGTTAACCAATATAGAGTTAAAAGCCCTTTCAGGTGAAGATAATGGTCTAGAACAAAAAGTCGTGACAACACTACGTAGTTTTAACTGTATGAATCAAATCTTATTCTCTTCTTTCCACGAAGAAAGTCTGGCCCGAATAAAACAATTAGCACCTGAGGCTCAAACGGGTTTGCTTGTTTTGGATTGCAGCGAGAAAGAGATTCAAAAAGTTTATGAGATGGGTATAGATTGCATTCATCCACTCGGAAGCGCTGTAAATGAAACGGTTGTTAAACATATTCATAAAATGGGATTGAAAATTAATGTGTGGACGATTAACGTAGAAGCGAGTATAAAAGAAGCGCTGGCAAATGAAGTGGATGGTTTGATCACGGATTATCCCAATAGAGTGAGTCACTTACAAAATAATAAAGTGACTCATTAAGCGTGATGAATTGCTCTTGAAGAAATTAGATAACTCGATAAAGAAGACGTTTGAGACTTATGCAACTGCATAAGTCTTTTTTGACGAAAAATAGATTCCTATTAATTCTGCTTTAATCCTTGTTTTCAAATTCTTTTAAGTCATCAGTGAAAATGCCATCGGCGCCCATCTCATAAGCATAGAGACCATCCTTGTATGAATTGATTGTGTATACATGGAGTAATAAATTTTTAGAAGTGATCTCTTCTGAAAAGTCTTTATTTAATGCGGTGTAATTAACGCCTATTCCAGTAGCGTAACTGGAAACATCAAGCCATTCTTCTGGTGTCAGTTGTGCTGGTGTGTTTTTAAAATTATATAGTTGAATTAAAGGGACTTCAGGTTTGAGCTGATGTATTTTTTTAAGACTATCAGCACTGAACGATTGTATGAGAATATTTTTCGTTTTTTCCGAATGAGTTAAGAGATTATATTTCTCTAAGAGAGCCAATAGGGTTTCTTCCATATCTGAATAGAGGTCTGGACTTTTTGTTTCGATATAGTAGTTTGCATCCTGTCCGTATTCTTGAAAGAGCGTCTCTAAACGGACTATCGGGGTGTTTTCGAACTGCTTGTCTGCTTTGTCTGGATAGGTTTCATTAAACCAGGTCCCGGCATCCAAGTTTTCTATTTCCTCATAGGTATAGTCACTCGCATATCCTTGGCCATTTGTCGTACGTTCCAGCGTTTCATCGTGCATGACGACCAGTTCACCATCTTTAGTTTGCTGCAAGTCGATTTCTAGATAATCAGCATCCATTTCAAATGCCATTTGAAATGCGGGTAGAGTATGTTCAGGTGCATAGGCACTAGCCCCCCTATGGGCAATTAGAGCAAAGTTATTAGGTAGCTTAGGAGAAAATCTTTTTGAATAAACTGTTGTATAAAGTAAGACAACAATCCCAATACATAAAAATAGAACGATAAAGGCAGAAAGATATTTTCGAAACATAAAATTCAAGTCTCCTATCAAAGTGTGTTAACTATTAGCATAACGTATAAAGACTGAGTTATATAGGGTATTCACGGTAATTTTACAAAGAATACGCAATCTATAAATATGTAGTAAAAATTTACAATCTTAACAAAAATACCAAAGGAGAAGAGCTGAAAATTTACATAGCCTTGTTAAGATAATCCTGTTGGAAGAATTGAAAACGGATTTTTAATTGGAGGAACGCTATGGAACTCAATCAACAACCACTCATTACTGACAAAGGAAAAGGTATAAACCCAAAAGATAAGAAACGCAAATGGTCTGTAGAACCTTATATGTATTTAATACCAGCTATTGGAATCTTTTTTATGTTCACATACTGGCCATTCTTGCGAACGATTTACCGTAGTCTATTTCTGACAGATAACCGAGGTATTGAAAAAGTCTTTATAGGATTCAAAAATTATACGGATCTATTAACGTCTGCTTCATTTATGAATAGTTTGATGGTCACTATGCAGTACGTGGTTATCGTCTTGGTTATTGGGATGGGATTTGGCTTTTTAACAGCCGTTTTATGTAACAAAACGTTTCCTGGTATTCGGTTCTTTTCTACTGTATACGCTATGCCTATGGCAATTGCTTCCAGTGGGATTGCTATGGTATTTGGAATTATGCTGAATCAAAATATCGGAGCAGTCAATCAGCTGCTGGGAACGAATATCAACTGGCTGGCAGATCCGAAATGGGCCTTAATCAGTGTAGCCGTGTTAACAGGGTGGCTTAATAGTGGCATTAATTTTTTGTACTTTAGTGCCGGCATGTCGAATATCGATAGTAGTTTGTACGAGAGTGCTTCAGTTGATGGAGCAAATGGATGGAATCAGTTTCTCTATATCACATTACCTGGATTGAAGCATATTTCTTTCTACGTCATTGTTGTCAATATCATTGGAGCTTTTCAATCTTTTGGACAAATTAGAATCCTGACTTCTGGAGGACCCGGGCAATCGACGAATGTCATCGTACATGATATTTACCGCAATGCTTTTCAGAATTTCAGGTTCGGACTAGCATCAGCAGAATCAGTCATTTTATTTATCATTATTTCTATTTTAACTGTGCTGATGTTTAGAACACAGAGAAAGGGGAATTAAGTTGGCTGTTCATATAGAAGAAAGTACGCAACCATTTGTTTTAGATAAAGAACAATTAGCCTTAATCAAAAAGCAGGAAATGAAACAGAATTTAACTAAATTCATGCTGCTCGGAATCAATATCATATTAGTCAGTATTGTACTATTTCCACTACTTTACGCTGTTACAATGTCACTGAAATCACCATCAGAAGTTTACCGTTCAACGTTTCAATTTTTACCAGAGACGTGGCAGTTCTCTAATTACAGAGATGCATTTAATGTAGCGCCTTTAGGAAGGTATATCTTCAACTCTTTCGTCGTAGCATTAGCCATTACGGGCGGTCAGTTAGTTTCAGGAGCACTTGCAGCCTTCTCGTTTGAGTTCTTAGACTCTAAAGGAAAAGAAGTGATGTTCGCTTTAGTTCTAGCTACTTTAATGGTTCCAGGAGAAGCAACGATTGTCTCTAATTATCTGCAAATTAGTCAGTGGGGATGGTTAGATAGTTTTCCGGCACTGATTGTACCGTTCTTGACTTCGGCAACAACGATCTTTTTGTTCAGACAATTCTTCAAAAGTTTTCCGATTGCATTATATGAATCAGCTAAAATAG
Coding sequences within:
- a CDS encoding DUF1129 domain-containing protein, encoding MFNKKKQEPVEQPEKIAELATKQEENARMREQLTNKNSEYMLKLNRSLDERGVSEERKTLIFNDMLKNIVEQQDHHLTARKIYGTVTDQANYLTENPTSSEQKEVVRSEPWKLYIDGGLLLGGMFAILSGISGMFGRGDSQAVGMQLMVLILNFVLGGFAFMIITKYAPVPGEKGGFIKYILATVLAMMGFVLFISLGALIPEAINPVIPSPITLVIGVVAIAAKWYLKRKLNTQGTLF
- the guaB gene encoding IMP dehydrogenase, which produces MGNWETKFNKKGFTFDDVLLLPAESHVLPNDVNLQVELSDSVKLNLPVLSASMDTVTASGMAIGMARQGGLGIIHKNMTVEQQAEEVRKVKRSESGVIIDPFFLTPEHLVSEAEKLMSTYRISGVPIVETMENRKFVGILTNRDMRFITDMNEKIQDVMTKENLVTAPEGTSLEEAELLLKEHKIEKLPLVDANGWLSGLITIKDIEKITQFPNAAKDKHGRLLAGAAVGITKDTFERAQALIDAGVDVIVVDTAHGHSAGVLREMKKIREEFSDVTLIAGNVATAEGTRALFEAGADVVKVGIGPGSICTTRVVAGVGVPQITAIYDSASVAREYGKPIIADGGIKYSGDIAKALAAGGHAVMLGSMLAGTDESPGEFEIYQGRRFKTYRGMGSLGAMQKGSSDRYFQSGETEANKLVPEGIEGRVAYKGSVQDIIFQLVGGLRSGMGYVGAANLKELRENAQFIEMSGAGLKESHPHDVHITKEAPNYSV
- a CDS encoding CPBP family intramembrane glutamic endopeptidase; translated protein: MNIFEGYPLRKILKREQALMWLLSPIALQLILGIIVPILLLATNADAVASLSQAELLEAMEPVLNVVGSVASILPLFILPLIILGRKIPLINRKQLSREDWKVIPGLNTQDWKFLAWYIPVSFILLNIGSTLLSMVFENSEAINQEAIEELVGVTPAWVMFLMVVIAAPIVEEWLFRGLILFRRDSLDASWISVIVSSIIFGAFHVPTNIPSAFTYIGMGFMFAYAAKRTKSVEASIFYHMLNNSIAFIALYAVV
- a CDS encoding methylated-DNA--[protein]-cysteine S-methyltransferase → MQTELYFSEVVYDHWSFYILANNNGLIFVGSSPKNKEELEGWVSRLPFKTTLARDDQKLFLYIQQFEEYLSKKRENFTFPVELIGTPFQIMVWKALLGIPYGQTVTYSDIAATLNKGATHSRAVGTAIGKNPLQIVYPCHRVGPKNGAPRGFRGGLPMKMDLLELEGNK
- a CDS encoding deoxynucleoside kinase, with product MEGDKMSVIVLAGMIGAGKSTFTTFISEEFQSKAFYEQVVDNPILEKFYADPKRWAFSLQIFFLNTRFRSIKEALVHRHNVLDRSIYEDALFTKINYEEGNMSEAEMILYTDLLENMMEELQDIPKKAPDLLIYLRGSLETHLNRIQKRGRSFEQVDGNPELLEYYTKLHSRYDDWFNAYDQSPTLVIDIDKIDLDRNEDKIYVMQEIKSALTEHSI
- a CDS encoding LPXTG cell wall anchor domain-containing protein; translation: MVLPDGSFSIPIGRPVASGEVIRVYTEVTRDGEEMRSDAVVMSGGRGQIGIVPGRDSVRGPSSRPSGFLPQTSSADTITLTAIGLGLIGLAGALFFKNRKRKNQV
- a CDS encoding class A sortase, with translation MSDKTKSKTISFLAAFLLILGLMFLAAEPLQNLLVQRRSAETLTVTTSDIEQNLSYDGDFDFESVEEVSITDVLKAQLSDSDLPVIGSIAIPEVGLHLSILKGLSNNNLLSGAGTMKQDQQMGQDNYSLASHNMKDPTLLFAPLHRAETGMKVYLTDASNFYVYEIVTHKIIDPTQVSVIEDTDEALVTLITCNYDGDKRLLTQGTLLDTIPVDESEEIASYFDLNESI
- a CDS encoding SDR family oxidoreductase codes for the protein MNQRTIDKGMPLNSMKLKLKKLKNQVMVITGATSGIGLVTARMAAEQGVKLVLAARNEEALNILQKELKVRGTESVYVVADVSKEEDIDKIADRAIGHFGGFDTWVNNAGVALYGYSAEIPVEDMRHLFDINFWGIVYGTRKAVAHYKEKGEPGSIINLGSVVGNRAFPVQSIYSASKHAIRGFTDGIRMELEKEHAPVVISQIHPARVDTPYTDHATSYIDKKPTHKGIVYPPESVAEAILHVAEHPKRDMYVGTQAKFFSIFGMVHPRITDKMMEINTFQTNYDDDQASPAPEAGNLYESKEDLYERGSNLGWHRPKSLMVKAKKHPALSTIGLMTVGAAVAALKVIEVKKAMEVKKVMEIKKLKKSLF
- a CDS encoding glycerophosphodiester phosphodiesterase family protein produces the protein MKSLNYAHRGFSGEYPENTMIAFEKALEAGADGIELDVQLTSDKEVVVFHDDKLDRLTNGSGFVKDHTLEELNQLSFDVEEREGAENYKIPTLNEYLEWSVSTPLLTNIELKALSGEDNGLEQKVVTTLRSFNCMNQILFSSFHEESLARIKQLAPEAQTGLLVLDCSEKEIQKVYEMGIDCIHPLGSAVNETVVKHIHKMGLKINVWTINVEASIKEALANEVDGLITDYPNRVSHLQNNKVTH
- a CDS encoding glycerophosphodiester phosphodiesterase family protein, translated to MFRKYLSAFIVLFLCIGIVVLLYTTVYSKRFSPKLPNNFALIAHRGASAYAPEHTLPAFQMAFEMDADYLEIDLQQTKDGELVVMHDETLERTTNGQGYASDYTYEEIENLDAGTWFNETYPDKADKQFENTPIVRLETLFQEYGQDANYYIETKSPDLYSDMEETLLALLEKYNLLTHSEKTKNILIQSFSADSLKKIHQLKPEVPLIQLYNFKNTPAQLTPEEWLDVSSYATGIGVNYTALNKDFSEEITSKNLLLHVYTINSYKDGLYAYEMGADGIFTDDLKEFENKD
- a CDS encoding carbohydrate ABC transporter permease; the encoded protein is MELNQQPLITDKGKGINPKDKKRKWSVEPYMYLIPAIGIFFMFTYWPFLRTIYRSLFLTDNRGIEKVFIGFKNYTDLLTSASFMNSLMVTMQYVVIVLVIGMGFGFLTAVLCNKTFPGIRFFSTVYAMPMAIASSGIAMVFGIMLNQNIGAVNQLLGTNINWLADPKWALISVAVLTGWLNSGINFLYFSAGMSNIDSSLYESASVDGANGWNQFLYITLPGLKHISFYVIVVNIIGAFQSFGQIRILTSGGPGQSTNVIVHDIYRNAFQNFRFGLASAESVILFIIISILTVLMFRTQRKGN
- a CDS encoding carbohydrate ABC transporter permease gives rise to the protein MAVHIEESTQPFVLDKEQLALIKKQEMKQNLTKFMLLGINIILVSIVLFPLLYAVTMSLKSPSEVYRSTFQFLPETWQFSNYRDAFNVAPLGRYIFNSFVVALAITGGQLVSGALAAFSFEFLDSKGKEVMFALVLATLMVPGEATIVSNYLQISQWGWLDSFPALIVPFLTSATTIFLFRQFFKSFPIALYESAKIDGCSNLRFIFQILLPLSKPAIGAVSVNAFINAWNMYMWPLLVSGSDKYRTVQIGVSMMNSVDSESIVLMLAGVVIVLIPSLLIFVVGQKSLVKGLFSGSVKG